One part of the Vicia villosa cultivar HV-30 ecotype Madison, WI linkage group LG6, Vvil1.0, whole genome shotgun sequence genome encodes these proteins:
- the LOC131612121 gene encoding F-box/kelch-repeat protein At3g23880-like yields the protein MYPSPLFFPQDLITEVLSVLNVKSILRFRCVSKFWDALISDPTFVKLHLKRSAKRNAQFILITGHSKHIRGESPYGSDDECEHEWGVIPYSISSLVDNPSFNLSVDSYQLVEDKGCSRIVGSCNGLICLAGDYLIREYKDHWLRLWNPATRTTSPKFGCVREFRNPLDIFAYDRRYKYTFGWDESTDTYKVVASEFKEPEMRSNVRILSLADNVWRKIESFPVEPMGSDLSMDSGYDGMYLKSTINWLAIRDKLWYIGDDYKNINVEQFVIVSLDLRTETYNQYLLPRDFDEVPPAQPTVSVLGDCLCFSYCYKETDFVIWKMENFGVDDSWIQFLKISYYSLQIDYDYSDEYIKYHLNFVPLFLSKDGDTLVLDCSQEYPDIIYNWRNNKVVRTNINVRKTVTDGQTYDSVSCSANGYFESLVSGVVGGIQSFENKS from the exons ATGTATCCATCTCCATTGTTCTTCCCTCAGGATCTCATCACCGAGGTGTTATCTGTTCTTAATGTTAAATCTATTTTGCGATTCAGGTGCGTTAGCAAATTCTGGGACGCTCTGATTTCAGATCCCACCTTTGTGAAATTGCATCTCAAAAGATCAGCAAAGCGAAATGCCCAATTCATTTTAATTACCGGTCATTCAAAACATATCCGAGGCGAGTCACCATATGGAAGTGATGATGAATGCGAGCATGAGTGGGGTGTCATTCCCTATTCCATTAGCAGTTTGGTTGACAATCCGTCCTTCAACCTTTCTGTCGACTCTTATCAGCTGGTAGAAGACAAAGGATGCTCTCGTATAGTTGGTTCTTGCAATGGATTGATCTGTTTAGCTGGCGACTACTTGATCCGTGAGTATAAAGACCACTGGCTTCGATTGTGGAACCCAGCCACTAGGACAACATCCCCAAAATTTGGGTGTGTTCGCGAATTTCGCAATCCACTAGATATTTTCGCCTATGATCGCCGTTATAAATACACATTTGGCTGGGATGAATCTACCGACACTTACAAGGTAGTTGCCTCAGAATTCAAGGAACCTGAAATGAGAAGCAATGTGAGAATTCTGAGTTTGGCTGATAATGTTTGGAGAAAAATTGAAAGTTTCCCAGTTGAACCCATGGGTTCAGACTTATCTATGGACAGCGGTTATGATGGTATGTATCTCAAAAGCACTATTAATTGGTTAGCTATTCGTGATAAACTTTGGTATATAGGTGATGATTATAAGAATATTAATGTTGAGCAATTTGTTATTGTTTCACTTGATTTAAGAACTGAAACATACAATCAATATTTATTACCTCGTGATTTTGACGAGGTTcctcctgcacagccaactgttaGTGTGTTGGGGGATTGTCTCTGTTTTTCTTATTGTTACAAGGAAACAGATTTTGTTATATGGAAGATGGAAAATTTCGGAGTTGATGATTCTTGGATTCAATTCCTTAAAATTAGTTATTACAGTCTTCAAATTGATTATGACTATAGTGACGAATATATAAAGTATCATTTAAATTTCGTTCCGCTGTTTCTGTCCAAGGATGGTGATACTTTGGTACTTGATTGCAGTCAAGAATACCCAGATATTATTTATAATTGGAGAAATAATAAAGTAGTGCGAACAAACATTAATGTAAGGAAAACAGTTACTGATGGCCAAACGTACGATTCTGTCTCATGCTCTGCCAATGGCTATTTTGAAAGCTTAGTTTCAGGAGT TGTCGGGGGAATTCAGAGCTTCGAGAACAAGAGTTAA
- the LOC131612122 gene encoding F-box/kelch-repeat protein At3g23880-like, which produces MTMPPVFFPDDLISVVFSVLPVKSLVRFRCLSKSCDSLISDPIFVKFHLKRSSIRNPVLTINTQHIKQIPGDFLCEIQWEVDECVVPCPVSRLIDNPSLTLFIDPCYQWNIDQIWGRIVGVCNGLICLCGESFNFIHSYPEYWLRLCNPATRITSPRFGYFPYINHGDDSYGYSFGCDSSTDTYKVVAFKHIPDPFTTDVRILSLGDNVWRNLESFPVIPLRLGYEEKDVYFSGTLNWLAIHNMQLYNFKDITVEQFVIVSLDLATETYHQYRLPNGFDEVPSKEPTIGVLGDFLCFSYSYRETDFVIWQMKKFGVEDSWTQFLKISYQDLQIDYDFNDVTTKYRFQLMPMLLCEDEDMLILKSGQDLQVILYNLRENRVVRTDISVSRTPTDNRTSDHVAWNFFKGSVESLVPVF; this is translated from the coding sequence ATGACCATGCCGCCGGTGTTCTTCCCCGACGATCTCATCAGCGTTGTCTTTTCTGTTCTTCCTGTAAAATCTCTTGTGCGATTCAGATGTTTGAGTAAGTCTTGCGACTCTCTCATTTCCGATCCTATCTTTGTCAAATTTCATCTCAAAAGATCATCCATTCGAAACCCGGTCTTAACTATAAACACGCAGCACATCAAACAGATTCCAGGCGATTTCCTATGTGAGATACAGTGGGAGGTGGATGAATGTGTTGTCCCATGCCCGGTTAGTCGATTAATTGATAATCCTTCACTCACCCTTTTCATTGATCCTTGCTATCAATGGAACATTGACCAGATATGGGGCCGTATAGTTGGTGTCTGCAATGGATTGATCTGTTTGTGCGGCGAATCTTTCAATTTCATCCATTCCTATCCAGAGTATTGGCTCCGTCTATGTAACCCAGCTACCAGAATAACATCTCCTAGATTTGGGTATTTTCCTTATATTAATCATGGCGATGACAGTTATGGTTATTCCTTTGGTTGTGACAGTTCAACCGACACTTACAAAGTAGTGGCATTCAAGCACATTCCCGATCCATTCACAACTGATGTGCGAATTCTTAGTTTAGGTGATAATGTTTGGAGAAATCTTGAAAGTTTTCCTGTAATTCCTCTTCGTCTGGGTTATGAGGAAAAAGATGTCTATTTCAGTGGAACTCTCAACTGGTTGGCTATTCACAATATGCAGTTATATAATTTTAAGGATATTACTGTTGAACAGTTTGTTATAGTTTCGCTAGATTTGGCGACTGAAACTTACCATCAGTATCGGTTGCCCAATGGTTTTGATGAAGTTCCGTCTAAAGAGCCAACTATCGGTGTGTTGGgagattttctttgtttttcttattCTTACAGAGAAACCGATTTTGTTATATGGCAAATGAAGAAGTTTGGAGTTGAAGATTCTTGGACACAATTCCTTAAAATTAGTTATCAAGATCTTCAAATAGATTATGACTTTAACGATGTTACGACAAAGTACCGTTTTCAATTGATGCCAATGCTTCTATGTGAAGATGAGGATATGCTGATACTTAAGAGCGGTCAAGATCTCCAAGTAATTCTCTATAATTTGAGAGAGAATAGAGTCGTGCGAACAGATATTAGTGTAAGTAGAACTCCTACCGATAATAGAACTAGCGATCACGTAGCCTGGAACTTTTTCAAGGGTTCTGTTGAAAGCTTAGTTCCTGTCTTTTGA
- the LOC131614378 gene encoding F-box/kelch-repeat protein At3g23880-like, protein MVGSCNGLICLAGDYFIREYKDHWLRLWNPATRTTSPKFGCVREFRNPLDIFAYDHRYKYIFGWDESTDTYKVVASEFKEPEMRSNVRILSLADNVWRKIESFPVEPMDSDYSSESDYVGMYLKSTINWLAIRDKLWYIGDDYKNINVEQFVIVSLDLITETCNQYLLPRDFDEVPPAQPTVSVLGDCLCFSYCYKETDFVIWKMENFGVDDSWIQFLKISYYSLQIDYDYSDEYIKYHLNFVPLFLSKDGDTLVLDCSRLFIEQLRIS, encoded by the coding sequence ATGGTTGGTTCTTGCAATGGATTGATCTGTTTGGCTGGTGATTACTTTATTCGTGAGTATAAAGACCACTGGCTTCGATTGTGGAACCCAGCCACTAGGACAACATCCCCAAAATTTGGGTGTGTTCGCGAATTTCGCAATCCACTAGATATTTTCGCCTATGATCACCGTTATAAATACATATTTGGTTGGGATGAATCTACCGACACTTACAAGGTAGTTGCCTCAGAATTCAAGGAACCTGAAATGAGAAGCAATGTGAGAATTCTGAGTTTGGCTGATAATGTTTGGAGAAAAATTGAAAGTTTCCCAGTTGAACCCATGGATTCAGACTATTCTTCTGAAAGCGATTATGTTGGTATGTATCTCAAAAGCACTATTAATTGGTTAGCTATTCGTGATAAACTTTGGTATATAGGTGATGATTATAAGAATATTAATGTTGAGCAATTTGTTATTGTTTCACTTGATTTAATAACTGAAACATGCAATCAATATTTATTACCTCGTGATTTTGACGAGGTGcctcctgcacagccaactgttaGTGTGTTGGGGGATTGTCTCTGTTTTTCTTATTGTTACAAGGAAACAGATTTTGTTATATGGAAGATGGAAAATTTCGGAGTTGATGATTCTTGGATTCAATTCCTTAAAATTAGTTATTACAGTCTTCAAATTGATTATGACTATAGTGACGAATATATAAAGTATCATTTAAATTTCGTTCCGCTGTTTCTGTCCAAGGATGGTGATACTTTGGTACTTGATTGCAGTAGGTTATTCATTGAACAACTTCGAATATCTTAA
- the LOC131614380 gene encoding uncharacterized protein LOC131614380 — MARHVERLADIKDGEELWKIVVRIHLIWNVVSNNKEHFEMIFVDNRIACVGVQQKMPIRSYLYCIKFKSCEINIFISDVIGMVDNIGYAQTDLVQRNSKVICNNMLNCTLWESYADKIIRFNKDRVDAPVPTNALLQYAKMMEEGKYLLSVTNTYNVTLLCVDADFPLMKDFIEKMSKESRVTLSDQLGSNSQLSSQNSENSQLTPVQKLLSKVVVLPIAEIIQLKDDLEITSEHKPDAVAPAGKRHFPGASSESTTLEGLCDGEISSNKLKKIIKS; from the exons ATGGCTAGGCATGTTGAAAGATTAGCAGACATCAAGGATGGAGAAGAGCTTTGGAAGATTGTTGTTAGGATTCACCTCATATGGAATGTTGTGTCTAACAACAAGGAACATTTTGAAATGATCTTTGTTGATAATCG CATCGCATGTGTCGGTGTTCAACAAAAAATGCCTATTAGGTCATACCTATATTGTATCAAATTTAAG TCCTgtgaaattaatatatttatatcagATGTCATTGGAATGGTGGACAATATTGGTTATGCACAGACTGATCTGGTGCAAAGAAACAGCAAAGTAATATG CAACAACATGTTAAACTGTACTCTTTGGGAATCATATGCGGACAAGATCATCAGGTTTAACAAAGATAGGGTTGATGCACCAGTTCCTACAAATGCATTGCTTCAGTATGCCAAAATGATGGAAGAAG GAAAGTATCTTTTGTCCGTGACAAACACCTATAATGTGACCCTTTTATGTGTTGATGCTGATTTCCCTCTCATGAAAGACTTTATAGAGAA AATGTCTAAGGAAAGCAGGGTAACTCTATCTGATCAACTCGGATCAAATTCGCAACTATCCTCACAGAATTCTGAAAATTCTCAGCTTACTCCCGTGCAAAAATTGTTGTCGAAGGTTGTGGTTTTACCGATTGCTGAGATTATTCAACTTAAGGAT GACCTGGAAATTACTTCTGAGCACAAACCTGATGCTGTCGCACCTGCTGGTAAAAGGCATTTTCCTGGTGCATCAAGTGAATCCACTACTTTGGAAGGATTATGTGATGGAGAAATTTCATCAAATAAGCTCAAGAAGATAATTAAATCATAG